A stretch of Lactuca sativa cultivar Salinas chromosome 6, Lsat_Salinas_v11, whole genome shotgun sequence DNA encodes these proteins:
- the LOC111909338 gene encoding uncharacterized protein LOC111909338 gives MVVKMIKWRPWPPLLSKKFQVKLVVKKLEGGSSDPVPADTEKDNRRAVEVRWKGPKSTFRRTVKRNFTKEEIIVEPNGVVLWDEEFHTICTLSGCKENVFYPWEIGFTVLNGLTPGTKNKVPIIGTASLNLADYASAIEEKDFELHIPLTIPCGPHEPRPLLHISLCLIELRAAAQESAESIQNQSQTTEKSTQNQSQTTDNSSGEKDELSALKAGLRKVKIFKDYVSIRRAKKDHDISESRSEEGDYTYPFDSDSDSGSLSDSGERENKENDANFRKSFCYGTLANANYAGGYLYENSVYYSYRKSDVGLSQKEDPDPSILEGYIGQNSKRSILPWKKRKLNFKSPKVKGEPLLKKAYGEEGGDDIDFDRRQLSSDESLIGWQNGYGDSSLNHSWISEFGDDNFAVGNWEQREIISRDAYMKLETQLFFASIDQRSEQAAGEGACTALVAVIADWFLNNHDLMPIKSQLDSLIREGSLKWRNLCENEIYRSQFPDKHFDLETVIQANVRPISVIQEKSFVGFFHPEQVEEGKFDFLHGAMSFDSMWDEINNNMDLGESKVYIVSWNDHFFVLKVEQEAFYIIDTLGERLFEGCNQAYILKFDRNTTIYKIPVLDSQEQRVEEDLVEESVKKVGEFEVFCNGKECCKEYIKNFLAAIPIRELEADMKKGLNSLTPVHQRLQIEFHYTSASQSAPCH, from the exons ATGGTAGTGAAGATGATTAAATGGAGGCCATGGCCGCCGCTTTTATCAAAGAAATTTCAGGTGAAATTGGTGGTGAAGAAGTTGGAAGGAGGGAGTAGTGATCCTGTGCCTGCGGACACAGAGAAAGATAATCGAAGGGCTGTGGAGGTCAGATGGAAGGGACCCAAGAGTACATTTAGGAGAACAGTGAAGAGAAATTTCACAAAGGAGGAGATAATAGTGGAACCAAACGGCGTCGTTCTCTGGGATGAAGAGTTTCATACCATTTGTACCCTTTCTGGGTGTAAAGAGAATGTGTTTTACCCTTGGGAGATTGGGTTCACTGTTTTGAAT GGATTAACACCAGGGACGAAGAATAAGGTTCCTATAATTGGAACAGCATCCTTAAACCTTGCTGATTATGCTTCTGCCATTGAAGAAAAGGATTTTGAGCTTCATATTCCTCTTACTATCCCCTGTGGACCCCACGAGCCTCGCCCTTTACTTCAT ATATCACTTTGTTTGATAGAACTAAGAGCTGCTGCTCAAGAATCAGCAGAATCAATACAGAATCAAAGTCAAACAACTGAAAAATCAACACAAAATCAAAGTCAAACAACAGATAATTCATCAGGAGAAAAAGACGAGCTTTCTGCACTTAAAGCAGGGTTAAGAAAAGTCAAAATCTTTAAAGACTATGTGTCAATTAGACGAGCTAAAAAAGATCATGACATCAGCGAAAGCAGAAGTGAAGAGGGTGATTACACTTACCCTTTTgattccgattccgattccgGTTCCCTTTCTGATTCCGGAGAAAGAGAGAATAAAGAAAACGATGCTAATTTTAGGAAGTCATTTTGCTATGGTACATTGGCAAATGCAAATTACGCTGGAGGGTATCTTTATGAAAACAGTGTTTATTATAGTTATAGAAAATCTGATGTTGGATTGTCTCAGAAAGAGGATCCGGATCCTTCTATTTTGGAAGGGTACATTGGTCAAAATTCAAAACGGAGTATTTTACCATGGAAGAAGAGGAAACTTAACTtcaaatcaccaaaagtcaaagGTGAACCATTGTTAAAAAAAGCTTATGGTGAAGAAGGTGGAgatgacattgactttgaccggCGCCAGCTCAGCTCTGATGAGTCACTTATTGGG TGGCAAAATGGATACGGGGACTCTTCTTTGAACCACTCTTGGATATCCGAGTTTGGGGACGATAATTTTGCTGTTGGAAATTGGGAACAAAGGGAAATAATCAGCCGCGATGCGTACATGAAACTTGAAACTCAACTTTTCTTCGCATCCATTGATCAACGCAGTGAACAGGCGGCCGGAGAGGGTGCATGCACCGCCCTAGTGGCGGTGATTGCTGATTGGTTCCTAAACAACCACGATTTAATGCCAATTAAGTCCCAACTCGATTCTCTCATTAGAGAAGGATCTTTAAAATGGAGAAACTTATGTGAAAACGAAATCTACAGATCCCAATTTCCTGATAAACATTTCGATCTTGAAACTGTCATCCAAGCGAATGTGCGCCCTATTTCTGTAATCCAAGAAAAATCGTTCGTGGGGTTCTTTCACCCCGAACAAGTTGAAGAGGGCAAATTCGACTTTTTACATGGGGCAATGTCGTTTGATAGCATGTGGGATGAAATTAACAACAACATGGATCTTGGTGAATCCAAAGTCTACATCGTGAGTTGGAATGACCatttctttgtgttaaaagtgGAACAAGAAGCTTTTTACATAATTGACACTTTAGGTGAGAGGCTATTTGAGGGTTGTAATCAAGCTTATATCTTGAAATTTGATCGAAATACAACGATTTATAAAATACCCGTTTTGGATTCTCAAGAACAGAGGGTTGAGGAGGATCTTGTTGAGGAATCGGTGAAGAAAGTTGGTGAATTTGAGGTTTTTTGTAATGGAAAAGAGTGTTGTAAGGAGTACATCAAGAACTTTTTGGCTGCTATTCCTATTAGGGAACTTGAAGCAGATATGAAGAAAGGTTTGAATTCTTTGACACCAGTTCATCAGAGATTACAGATAGAGTTTCATTACACGTCAGCAAGCCAGTCAGCGCCATGTCATTAG